Proteins encoded by one window of Lathyrus oleraceus cultivar Zhongwan6 chromosome 1, CAAS_Psat_ZW6_1.0, whole genome shotgun sequence:
- the LOC127093733 gene encoding uncharacterized protein LOC127093733, producing the protein MKELLSGKHKLKHDENVALAKECSAIIQRNLPPKLTDPCRFTIPFSIGPLTIIHALCDLGDIINLIPLSIMRKLNYGERKPTQMTLTLVNYYITYPYGAIIDVKLDKLTLRFNKEKVVFNMFEAMKHQKENLQCYRIDGMEEVVQEVNVAETLLSLMDSVIINPV; encoded by the coding sequence ATGAAAGAGCTCTTATCAGGAAAGCATAAGTTGAAACATGATGAAAACGTCGCTTTGGCAAAAGAGTGCAGTGCGATCATTCAAAGAAATCTTCCACCCAAACTCACTGATCCATGTAGGTTTACTATTCCTTTTTCCATTGGTCCACTAACTATTATCCATGCTTTATGTGATTTAGGAGATATCATCAATCTGATTCCTCTATCCATTATGAGGAAGTTAAATTATGGTGAACGAAAGCCAACTCAGATGACATTGACACTGGTTAATTATTATATCACCTACCCATATGGAGCTATCATTGATGTAAAATTAGATAAGTTAACATTAAGGTTTAACAAGGAGAAGGTTGTCTTCAATATGTTTGAAGCAATGAAGCACCAAAAAGAAAACCTACAATGCTATAGGATAGACGGGATGGAAGAAGTTGTTCAAGAGGTGAATGTGGCTGAAACACTTTTGTCACTGATGGATAGTGTTATTATTAATCCAGTTTAA